The sequence TAGGGCCGTTTGTTTTAGCATATTTCTGATGAGCTTTACTGAAAATTAGTTACGGGAAGAATCTGGTTATGAGGAGAATCTATGTATCATGTGAATTACGTGGTGAGAAAGATGGAGGAGTCTATAGAATTTAGAATATATAAAGTGACGACTTGATCGATTCTAAATCTATATTTATTTTGAACGTTTTTATTAAAACGATTTTTATAAAAACATACTGGTCGGATGTTTAGTAGTTCACAACAGTTTTCTCGTAGTCACAAGCTAGCTGAAAAAAATGAATAGCTGAAAAAAAGATGGAATAAACAGGGCCTTTAGCTCGCAGGCCCATCTCTGACGGGTTACCGCTTTGCGGAGATCCGAAGGCATCGTCCCGAGACCCGATTCCCCGTCCCAGAGACGAGAGACGGCACAACCCTTGCTGCCGTCCTGGTCGCCACACGGCCACACCAACCCAACACCTCTTCTTCCTCCGCTCTCAGCTTACCCCACCACAGGCGAGGGAGGCGACTCCTTCCTCGCGGCTGCCCGCTCCGGCCCCGATCGCATCTCCTTTGCACGCCACGGCCCGCGGCCCGCGCGCAGTGTCCATCGGCACGGCCGTCCTCCGTGTGTGGGGGCGCATCTGGTGCTAGCTTGCCGGGCTAGGGTTTGGCTTGGCCTCGTCTACCGCCCCGTCTCGTCTGATAGGCACAGGTTCCGTGCACGCGATCGTCGTCTCTCCATCCGTTGTGACTGCTTGCCGTCCCCCGCTTGCTTCGTCCTGCTACGGGAGGGCCACTGCTGCCATCGCGTCCACCGACGAATTTCCCCACAGGTTCAGCTCCCATCAACCTCCGGCCTCTTAGGTCCTCACCTTCCCAGATCTGGCCGCTCGATAGCAACATCGGATTCGTTCGCGTGCTCCCTTGATCCCGCGATGTTAGCGAATTGCTCGGATGTTGTTTATGTCTTGAGTTTTTACGCATAGTCCTAATCCATATGTATGTCGTGGGCCCATTTTTTATGTTCAGGTTTATGTCGCGCGTTCTAGCGGATGCCTCCGGAGATAGAAAATTGGACTATTCAGAGTTGTGAATCGTGATACAGTTGGTTAGAAGCTTCACGCTTCAGTTAGTGTGGTTCAATTCTCGACTGCCAATATGGCAGTCATTTAGATTGGGGGTAAGTGTTGACCTCCAGATTTGAGGATGTGGGTGGTGTGAGTGATCTGGATTAAACCATCGGTGTTATGGGCAGCGGATGAGGGAGGAAGGTTTTATTTCGACCTTGGATGGAATGAGAAGGGTTATCTTATGCTGACTAGCCACAATAAATTAGAAGACATTGTTCATGAATTGATGGGGGTAAGAGGGCCTGAGCCTCTAACTGGGCCACCGTTTAGTTTTTGCATGGAAATTCCGAATTCAACTCATGGGTTGGGTTTCTTCGTTCTGTAAGACTTGTTGGTTGGACTGTCAGTTGTTGGTGTCTGTCTGACCCCTTCGTCAGACCCCTTCGATCTACTAGGGCGGCTGAATCAGTTTGGCTGAGCAGGAAGATAACACAAAAATGGACAAGTAGGGTGGACTGTCTGGATCTTTTGCTTCTTGAACATCTTTTTTGCTGCTGTATTTTTGTTGCTTGTTAATGGAAACGGGCAACAGCTCGTTTCAGGAAAAAAAATCATGGGATCTGCTCAATGGCTACATTTCAGACGTGGCACCCTTTAAAGTCATGCTGTATTATGGTGAATCGGACCAATCTGCCCTACCCCCACGAATTTGCCTGTTTCACTATTTATGAGATTATTTTATGTGCCCTTCACTGGTGTGGGCACCAATAAAAAAGCACACCTCTATATGCTTTCCAGTATTTCCCCAGCTTTGTTTAGTCTTTTCTTTCTACACTCCGTTTCGAAGTCAGTATTGAGGGCCGAAAATTGTAATTGGAAATGGCAGACCCAAATCCAGCGTTTGGCTGGTCATGGAATTTGTTGTTCAGAAACTTCCTCCGTTTTCGTGTGGTATTCAGCCCAACGAGCACAGCCTTGCGACGATTCCGAGTCGATACCCTTCGTATTTGTTGGAAACCATGTCTCATGCCACCCAAACACTAGCATTGGATTTAAGCCTCATTTCAATTCCCACCTAGTTTTGGTATTAGACACATTTCAATTCCATGGCCTTGAATGCTGACATCCAAACGGACCACTAGTGTTTTGTGCATCGATTTTTCATTCAAGTATTCAACTCTTCACTGCCCAAATGAAAACTCGTATTTCTTTGTGGTTGTGAACTTGTGTTTGCCTGGCTATGCATCTGGTTGTTGCTGTAATGAAAAATACCATTTCATAGATCGAAGGCATGCTACCATGCCCAATTTGTAGTTTTCAGTTGCTGCTTTTTAAATTTATCATTACTGGTCTCAAACTGGACATATAACCATTTTAGCCTAACTCAAAAGTCAAAACAAAGGCAGTGTACTTATTATTGCAATATATTTAGCCCACATTTTTTATAATCTTTTGGTAATATTATGTTTGGTAACTATTTTGTCTTCAACCTAATTGATTGGGTATTTATTTTCAAGTGAAAATATTCGTAATGCATATAGTTTTGAATGATATTGCTGGATTGGTTCAGTATGCATAATAAAATGTGTTCGTTTCTTTATTGGTCCATATGGCAGCTGACTAATGTTTCTTCTTCCCTTGTGGCCTCACAGAGCATTAGAGCAATTATCTTGGAGTTGCAGATCTGTACCTGAAGATTCATATTGAAATCTGGAAGCTTCTGCTGTTGAGTACAGAGAAATATTTCTTGCCTTTTGAGGAAGACTGCAGAGCCCCTAAATGTGAAACTTGTTTCTTTTCTTGTCTACTCCTGAATGCTGACGAACTCAGCCTCTCACGTTACTTAGCTGAAGGTCGTACTGGTACAGACACCGAGGATGGAGCAAGCAACAGGTGTAAGTGGTCCTGAACACATAATTGATATTCCAAGGGAAATTGGTCCTCCTGCTTCGGTTTCTCGTAGTGCTGGTAGAGAGAACCATGAAGAATCGAATCCTGTGGACAGGccttcaacaagagctctagtacCTGCCTTGCAGGCACCATCAGCAATAGGTGCTGTACCTATTACAGGGCATACTTCAGGCACTAGGAGAAATGACAACTATGTTCGTCGGCACAGAAGCCCATTGAATTCTGGACTGTGGATTTCAATTGAAGTTATTGTTAACTTTAGCCAGATTGTTGCTGCCATTGTTGTTCTTTGTGTGTCAAGAAAGGAACACCCACAAGCTCCATTACTTGAGTGGGTCATAGGTTACACTGTTGGTTGTTTTGCAACGTTACCCCATCTCTATTGGCGCTATATACACCGTAATATTGTAAATGGTGAGCATGAGTCATCACATACACCTCAAGGGTCCGCTCATAACAACTCAAATGAAGCGACTCATGCTGCAAGTGCATCAGAACGCCGCAGAAATGCTGCCCGAAATGCTGTGCTTGCTAATCCTAGGTACTCATGCCTTCTTTTTTTCCTTAAAAAAATGGATCGGTATTTACAATGAATATGTTTGACTGTCACTTgttttgtttatttatggtgctgcaAAATGGCTATGCATTAAAGATGAATGCCCTGTGCTATCTGCAGGATCAATGCGCTGTTTGACCACTTCAAGATGGCCCTGGATTGTTTCTTTGCCGTCTGGTTTGTTGTTGGAAACGTGTGGATATTTGGTGGCCGTTCTTCTGCTGCTGATGCACCGAACTTGTACAGGTAAATGTGAACTGCTCTTCAATTGATGAGATGTCACTATGTCAGCTTCTTTATCCTGCAGCTGACTTTCTACTTCCCACCAGGTTGTGCATTGTGTTCCTCACTTTTAGTTGCATTGGGTATGCCATGCCATTCATCCTATGTGCAATGATATGCTGTTGCCTTCCCTGCATTATATCTATTATGGGTTTTAGAGAAGATACAAACAATACAAGGGGTGCTTCCTCAGAATCTATCAATGCTTTGCCTACATATAAATTCAAAATCAAGAAA is a genomic window of Zea mays cultivar B73 chromosome 5, Zm-B73-REFERENCE-NAM-5.0, whole genome shotgun sequence containing:
- the LOC100383634 gene encoding putative RING zinc finger domain superfamily protein gives rise to the protein MEQATGVSGPEHIIDIPREIGPPASVSRSAGRENHEESNPVDRPSTRALVPALQAPSAIGAVPITGHTSGTRRNDNYVRRHRSPLNSGLWISIEVIVNFSQIVAAIVVLCVSRKEHPQAPLLEWVIGYTVGCFATLPHLYWRYIHRNIVNGEHESSHTPQGSAHNNSNEATHAASASERRRNAARNAVLANPRINALFDHFKMALDCFFAVWFVVGNVWIFGGRSSAADAPNLYRLCIVFLTFSCIGYAMPFILCAMICCCLPCIISIMGFREDTNNTRGASSESINALPTYKFKIKKRRHGSGSETEGQEGGILAAGTDKERSLSAEDAVCCICLAKYAHNDELRELPCAHCFHKDCVDKWLKINALCPLCKSEIVSSSGTSDARQSDQNTVPVQEIEMH